The stretch of DNA AAGCCGGCCTGGCCAGCTCCGGGATCGACGTCTACGACGCCGGCGTCCTCCCCACCCCGGCTGCGGCATACCTCGTGGCCGACCTGGACGCGGACTTCGGCGTGATGATTTCCGCATCCCACAACCCGGCTCCGGACAACGGCATTAAATTTTTCGCCCGCGGCGGGCAGAAGCTCCCGGACGAGGTTGAGGATGCCATCGAGGAGCAGATGGGCAGGGAGCCTTTCCGGCCCGTGGGCGGAGAGGTCGGCCGCATCCAGCGCTTCTCCGACGCGGAAGACCGCTACATCGTCCACCTGCTCCAGACGCTCCCGCAGCGTCTCGACGGGCTCAAGGTAGTGGTGGACTGCGCCCATGGCGCGGCAAGCGGCTGTTCCCCCCAGGTCTTCAAGACCGCAGGTGCCGAGGTGATCGTCATCGGTGCCGAACCGGACGGGCTCAATATCAACGACGGCGTGGGATCCACGCACCTCTCGCCGCTCAAGGCCGCCGTCGTCGCCAACGGTGCCGATCTCGGCATCGCCCACGACGGCGACGCCGACCGCTGCCTTGCCGTGGACCATGAAGGCAATGAGGTTGACGGCGACCAGATCATGGCGATCCTCGCGATCGCGCTGAAGGAAGCGGGCAAGCTCAAGGACGACGTCCTGGTGGCCACGGTGATGAGCAACCTCGGGCTCAAGCTCGCACTGCGCGA from Arthrobacter sp. PAMC25564 encodes:
- the glmM gene encoding phosphoglucosamine mutase yields the protein MSRLFGTDGVRGLANGLLTAELALQLAQAAAVVLGHDRKTDGTRPRAVLARDPRASGEFIGAAVEAGLASSGIDVYDAGVLPTPAAAYLVADLDADFGVMISASHNPAPDNGIKFFARGGQKLPDEVEDAIEEQMGREPFRPVGGEVGRIQRFSDAEDRYIVHLLQTLPQRLDGLKVVVDCAHGAASGCSPQVFKTAGAEVIVIGAEPDGLNINDGVGSTHLSPLKAAVVANGADLGIAHDGDADRCLAVDHEGNEVDGDQIMAILAIALKEAGKLKDDVLVATVMSNLGLKLALRDSGITIRETGVGDRYVLEAMREGGYSLGGEQSGHVIFSEYATTGDGVLTGLQLAAQVALTGRPLKELAEVMTKLPQVLINVKGVDRTRVKGDEAVAAAVALAEAELGETGRVLLRPSGTEPVVRVMVEAGDHATAQDVAERLAEVVRSELALALVTD